One window of the Chryseotalea sp. WA131a genome contains the following:
- a CDS encoding RNA polymerase sigma factor — MKLTPKPNEPTDQALITASIRGDKKSLEQLIKRYQDYIYNISLRLFIHPDDALDATQEVLIKVVTSLNTFKGNAQFSTWLYRIAVNHFLNSPKKKTERLIEENPKAYGGFNEEADDTISEAEVEEVRILCSTAMLMCLHREQRLIYIIGEIFGADHQLGADLFDTTPANFRVKLHRAKTDLLQYISGKCGLVNPKNPCRCNKKARVMIDRGLVDKNNMLFNASYQHRISEIVKLTKNEACDEIEFRMKELFASNPFQIKNELDKMLTDIVA, encoded by the coding sequence ATGAAATTAACACCCAAACCAAACGAACCAACCGACCAAGCGTTGATTACCGCCTCGATTAGGGGCGATAAAAAATCGCTTGAGCAACTGATAAAACGGTACCAAGATTACATTTACAATATTTCGCTCCGGCTGTTTATCCATCCTGATGATGCCTTGGATGCCACGCAAGAAGTACTCATAAAAGTGGTAACCAGTCTGAACACGTTCAAGGGAAACGCTCAGTTTAGCACATGGCTCTATCGTATCGCTGTCAATCATTTCTTGAATTCACCCAAAAAGAAAACAGAAAGACTCATTGAAGAAAACCCAAAAGCTTATGGAGGTTTTAATGAAGAAGCAGATGATACTATTTCAGAAGCGGAGGTAGAAGAAGTGCGCATTTTATGTTCTACAGCCATGCTCATGTGCCTCCACCGCGAGCAGCGTTTGATTTATATTATTGGCGAAATATTTGGTGCCGACCACCAACTAGGTGCCGATTTGTTTGACACTACACCCGCCAATTTTCGTGTAAAACTGCATCGCGCCAAAACCGATTTGTTGCAATACATCTCCGGCAAGTGCGGCTTAGTCAATCCCAAAAATCCATGCCGCTGCAATAAGAAGGCTCGCGTGATGATTGACCGCGGCCTGGTAGATAAAAACAATATGTTGTTTAATGCGAGCTATCAACACCGCATTTCTGAAATTGTAAAACTCACCAAAAACGAAGCTTGTGATGAGATTGAGTTTCGGATGAAAGAGTTATTCGCTAGTAACCCGTTTCAAATCAAAAACGAGTTGGATAAAATGTTGACGGATATTGTGGCTTAA